Part of the Prunus dulcis chromosome 8, ALMONDv2, whole genome shotgun sequence genome is shown below.
taaaaagagagGACCCGCCTAGCGATTAGGCGTccacgtgtcaaaataagtacagccggctatacttatttttttttcttttaaataggGAGCAAAGCTGCTGCCCGATAACTCCCCATCCCCAAATGAGTTTTCACTCATTTTTTAGCAGTTTAGCTGTTTTTGCTGGCTTTCTCTGACACCTTTTGTTTCTGGCCTCCTAGCTTTGcgtgtctttcttttttatgggtatattttatattatatatttaacctcatttttagtatattttggttaatattttggaagaattttgatactttgaattataatttcaatataggACTTTCGATTTCCTCTagagcaaaacataatcaaatgaaCAAATTTTGGAGTAATTTGGAGGACGTTCATGAGCCACTTAGCATGATCGTATCAAaatttcacatttttctacCAAGCGTTTATTTTCTGGCgataaaataaaggagcagtGCGCGGTTCTGGAATAGTGACGTGTTGGGCTTATATTTAAAACAAGCTATCTTGGGCCAGATTTGGAGAAGATTTGAGGCCAAAACGTGGCTAGGAAGAAAATCATCAATTCCATTCTTCTCTCTATACACATGCGTGAGGGTGAAATTACCAATTTTTCTCATCAGTTCACAGCAGCTATCAACTAAGGCTGCCAAAGGGTGCAAACAAAGCAGAGAAGGCTGCAGGCAAAGCTTCACAGCGATAACGCTACCTTTTCAGTTtctattgttttgattttgttttttaaattaaattaatcaagaAAAGTGGAAAGTTTGTTaagttaataaataaataattaactaTAGTTAAATTCATGGACATGTGTAACCTTTTGAGAAGGGTGGTGTGGTGAGGGTACATCTTGGGTTAAAGTGATGAGCAAAAATGCTCCCAAAATTGTTGGGATTACATCATGATAAGATGTGCCACGTTGAGTAATCAGAAATCTATAGGGCTAATCATGTGCCGACACGTTGATATCAAAAATCGAATTGTCATATAAGAGAAGCAAAGGCTGCTTGCAATTTGGGAAAAAGGTATGACAAGCTTGGTATCTGTACTAACTATTTGTCGTTCCAAATTTGCTTAACAAGTTCATCACACTTATGCATAATAACACAAGTGAAAGCACTATTTTCTTCGTGTTCACTCTTTGTCATACAAATTCTTCATCTATTTTCTAAACTCGAACAAACCCATGAGCACCAATATTAATGCCGAACAAATCTAAATTCGCACTTTTCATCACACAATGATACAATATAAGCTTCTGCAAATCTAATTCGAACAAATCTAATTCGCACGTAATAAGGGTGAGTGAGAAGCAActgcaaaataaattatataaaaaaaaaaggagagaaatattaataaaaccgAGTGTATattaatagagaaaaaaaaatgctcaGTAGTGTGATCGCATTGAGAATGTTGGAGGTGACATGTTGGATTGTATTCCAAAGGCCGATGCTATAATTAACAATTAGAAAAGAAGTTGTAGTCCCACATGGATAGAGCGGAAAAGGCTGAGTTGCTGTAGTGGGATGAAAGTGACGCAACTTATGAGATTCTAACCGAGGCGCGTCTATTGCTAAACTTGtactcgatttacattttgggccttaaattaaattattagtccaaatggtacataaactctattttaatcgcccatttgatccaaccgttatattttctgttaaatgtaaccaaattttagggacaaatacgacttttcataattaacaaataaaatagaattaaaataaatacaaaattagaaaataattgaagaaaaagagaaaaaaaaaaaaaaaaagtgtttggTCCTTTGAcgtctcttcctcttccaatAGAACCCATTTCTCTGGAGAACTCCAACACCCCATTCTCAAATTGCCTCCCATTATTAATCCCATCTGAGTAAACCCTTCCTCCAATCCCCTCTCCCTCATCCCTACCACTAGTAAACGAAgacccatttcttgagcctGGCAAGCTGCATCTATGAGTTTCAACCTAGTCGGAGCATTCAGAGGGCTTTCTCTGCGCTCGGGCTCAAGCTCAAGCTCATCATTGTCCTCCTTCTTCAGGGGCGATTTGGGTTCGCTGCAAGTGGGTCCCAAACTGTCATTAGTGTCAAACCCCCAGAGATTGGTCTTGAAGATTCAAAATGCGCACAAGAAAGGAGCTAGGAGTACCAAGAACGGTCGCAATTCCCTAGGCCAAAGGCTCGGCGTTAAGATTTTCAGTGACCAGGCTGCCAAGGTTGGCTCCATCATTGTACGCCAGCATGGCACCAAGGTACACACTCAATTAcacccaaaccaaaccaaaatgTTGTTAATTTTGTATAATCAATCTTATATTAGGGGTTAAAGTTGTACTGATTTTGAGCCCAAAGTTTGTGTACTATTGGCTCAACATTGAAGAGTGgcataaataaattgaaaccATTTTTACCATAAAATGATTTGTGTTGAACTCGAATTTTGGTACCTCCGTGCGTGAAGCTTTAGATTATAGAGATGCATGTTTGATAAATCTAGTGGTGGGTGGATGGATTGTGAAGAATGTCCCTTCTTTGAGTGTGTTGAATTATTAAGGATTCTGGAAGTTCTCAGAAATAGAGGGGCCTGGGATGGAGGTGGTTGTTGGATGGTTTGGGTGGAGAGTGGTTTTGGGATGGGTTTGGGGGTTGGAGCTTGAGGGTGGTGGCCATGGGGGAATgggacgagagagagagagagagagagagagagagagagagagagagagagagagagagagaggggagagtttttatttattttttacgtACGTAATGACTAATTTGCCCTCACATTTAACAGCAacattgacagaatgtaatGGTaggatcaaatgggcgattaaaatagagtttatgtaccatttggactaataatttaatttatgaaccaaaatgtaaatcgagtacaagtttgaggaccatttgattTTCCCTAAAAACTATTTCCAAACCCGCTCTTGGGCCTTAGTTCAGCCATGTGCCCTTGAGAATTTCTGGAAGGACTCTCTTCGGAGTAAGGGTTTTAGCCGCCTGAAAGAGTATaaccggtcggctatactattttaaaaaaatttgaaaaaatggagagaaacattaataaaaccaagtatagccgtgcggctatactatttgtcCAACAGTCAATTTCGAAGTAGGTAAGAGCTGAGGCCAATGCAGGGAGTAGCGGTAGTGCCTTTGTTGATGTAACAGCTGCTTTTGCAGTTTCAAAAGTGATTTACAGCTAATAAATCAACAAGAATCActtatttattgaaaaaaatctgatttgaAAACTTATTTTCAAGAGATTATCATAAGATCCATCAGATGTGATTCAAGTGGAAATTAATTGCTTTATAAAAGGCCAAGAACAATCCAGCCTAGTTATGGCCTACTGATATCCACTCACTTCATCATACTCatgcttttctgatttttaccTTTGCATTATCAGGCAAACACAAAAGCATACAACTGTTCAAAAGATCCTCTGTGCACTGTGCGTTGATGATAAGGTGGATCCTGGAAACTAAATTCATTTGGCAACTTGCGAGAACAATATCTTTCACGGAAACCCTACCTGCCTAATATTGCACATCTCTTTCCTTCACAAATGGTTCCCTGGAATTCACATCTATTATCTCAACCACAAACACTCGTATTCATTTCCTTCAATAATGCCTCTATGGAATTAGCAGTGCGATATGAAAATCAAATCATTTAGAAAATTgcatataagaaaataataaatcaagTTCATGCATGGTCAATGGGAATTCAATTGTTACAAATGGAAAGTGATTCACATATTTTTATCACAGTATTGCAAGGATTCCAATCTCCTCATTAGTGTCTTATTTTTTTCGGGGTAATAAAAGCAAACTACTCAGAGTGATTTAAACAAACCATCCGAGTCTTCGGAACAGCCAACAAGTCATCTGAAATTTCTGAAACACAACAGACAGGAGCATAATCAAACACACATAGGCCCAAATCGAAGTTATAGCTCAAGTTTGCTATACAATCAGCCACCCCATTCTTCTCTCTGTAAACATGGAGGACTGAGCAGTTACCAATCTGTTTTGGATAAGGACAACAGCTGCAGCGGAATCCATTTCAATCACAAGGTTCCTAATACCTTTGTCATTGCAAGCCgcaacccaaaagaaaagccCCCGAACTTCAGCTTCCAAAATCTGTCCTCTCCCCAGATTCCTAACAAACCCACTGACCCAATAGTGTCTTTTGTCACTAATGAACGACATTGAATTTCCTCCTCATCCAACCGCACCGTAAATCCAAAGTCAGAAGATTTTTTTCAGTTCGCGAGGTTAAGTTTAATTTACACATCTTAATTCAGCGTGTATAGAAACACAGCTTGATTTCTTAGGGTGTCTCGAGTGTTACAAAATACACAATGGCAGGCCTCGCAATTGCTAAAGACAATTTTAAGTTTGAACTGGATTTGGTGGGGTGCGCCAGGCCCATGCAATAGTGCAACGCTTGGGCGACACACGAGAGTCCCAATAGCAAGCTACTGTAATGGACCCTCCCcctaaagaaattaatttaatatcgTGTGGACCATTGGTCCACGTATCAGATATTAAACTGATAAGAACAGATACTACACTTGATCTTAGCCAAAAGGCCGAGAAAGGTATGCttattcttttctcttctttctcgtTTTATAGGGCCATTCACTTCCATGCTTCCTTGGTGAGGCCGATGTGGGATTGTTACAAACAGCTAGAGGGTGCCATGAAAGAAGGGTGAGGGGTAAGGCCTGTACCTCTGAGTCTGAGATTCGAACTAACAGAGAGCAAAACTGATTTGGTTTATACATGCATACATCTGTTAACAATGGTAAAACGTTGGCGACAAAACGAAGATACTGAATTACATACAAGTTGTACGAAAGGACTGCTtctcataaaaaagaaacaaagaccGCTTGCGATTTGGGATAAACGTGTGGCCAAGGCTTGGTATCTGTGCTAACTATTTATGGTTCCAAATTGCTTAGAAGAAGTTAATCACACTCATGCTCTAATTAGACGATAACACAAGTTAAAACACTCTTACGTGTTCACTCTTCATCTATTATCTAGATTTGAACAAGCCCCATTCATGTTCAACAGACCCAATTGACACTGTTCATCACACAATGATACAAGCTTCAAGGAGTGGCTTATTTATTAGTCTATCATATAATTCTTCTAAATTATCAAATCTAATCCTTCCAAGATATTGATGTTAGTTCAAGTATCGAGGCTGAGCGAGAAAATGAATTAGGATTATGATAAGCAAAAAGTTTCGTTCTCTTCTATTATAACAAAATGATTGAAGGCCACATTGTCGTTTCCAAAATGACATTAGTTCATGTCTTCCaggaaatcaaatcaaaacaattgGGCTGTCACTTGTTATACAAAAACACATATAGTCTATTTGGAGAGAAAATAACAAGAGGctagttttgggtttttcaattttcaatgaTAGGACTAAGAATCGGTTAGAAATTTTCGATGATAGAACTAAAAATCAATTAGAAAATAACAAGTGACTAGTTTTGGGTTTGAATCTTTCAATGTTCATGCAAATTTTCAGGTGACAATGAAATTCTGGTGTTCTTAATTACAAATTTGGaagttagttttttttttttttttttttgttcaagaaTTGAAAGTCATTTCATGTTCTAATAATTAGttgaaattataattatgttGATGAAAGAATGCTTGAACTAGGAGTTGTAGGGCTTTACCCCGAAGGGAGCCCTTCCAGAAATTCTCAGAGGCCACGGCTGAACCGAGGCCAGTGAGGGGGTTTGGAAATAGTTTTCAACCAGCAATAGACGCGCCTCGGTTAGAACCTCATAAGCTGCGTCATTGCCCCAAGCGCAAAGATGCTTAAAAATTTGGCTTCGTCTCGCTTTTATACACACTAGAGAAACTCAACTTTTATCACTCTGTCGATGTGGGAGTTTGTTGGGTTCAAAGCAAAGGTTCCCTAGACTTGTTAAACCGATTTCCAATTGAGCAAGTTGTCTTTCTCACCTGGGAAAATAATCTGTAGCCGCAAATCAACGTAAAAAGGATTCtgttcaatttttattatgtACAAAAGGGAGTTCAGACATTTACAAGTTGGAAACATTGTTCATCTATGCAAAACATCCATTCACCAAGCcggcctctctctctctctctctctctctctctctctctctctcttaagcGTACGACATGCACACACGCTCACAACATTTTGTTCTTTAAGGAAGACCTTAGCTTCTCCACAGCAGCTAAAAGTGAGGAATTTGTTTCACAAGCTTCATTTAGTAACACAAGCCTCTTCTCGATGGCATTCCAAGCTGGTGATCCATCCTCTTGCTTGATCCTGTCTGATTTAGATGGCTTGTTATATTGAATTAGGTTCAACATCATTGCCTGCAATTACATTCCACATTTGGATtagattttctttcaattattGCTTTGTGGAGATAAGGGCCAAGTAGAAGAACAGAAAAAAGGTGGATGTGATATGAATAGTTATTATGTACTACGTATTTCCACAGTATAAACAAAACTAACTTCAAGCTCATATCAAATAATGTATTCTATCCAACTTGATGATGGAGGCAGCGTGGAAGGCAGTCCCCATAGGGCCATAACTGTGCAATTAGAACCAATGGTTCAAACTGAGAGTTTAATTCCTTTCGAAGGGGCTGCTTAAATTAAGAGAACTACTTCGTCAACATTACAAAGTGGTTTCCCTTTCTCTCTGACTGCATTCATTGTATTAGTATACGACACAGTTCATAGCAAAATATCATTACAAAGGAGGCATATTTTGTATGATACACATTGCTAGACACAATCTACTCTCTGGACAGATTTACGCACTAAACACGATATACACGAAGAGTTTAAGAACTGTGGAAATTTTTTGCATACCTCATGTTGTTGCTTCAAGGAGAAGTCTAGCAAAAGAGACCTCGAAAGCTTATTCCGAAGCAATAGCTTATCACCTGTGCACGAATTAAAAATGAATGCTGAAAGGTGATGGAGAACCAGTGTATATGCAAGTGATCCTCGACTTGCAGCTCTATCGAGGGCACCAGAAGTCCATGACTTTGCGTAAGCctccaaaataccaaaatcaTCCTGCACAAGCACCAGATTTAATAATTACTCTCGCACACACAAACATGCACACACCCCCCACAATCTCTCAAAACTAAATTAAAGATACTCGAAGCTCATATTGATACAAACAAGTCAATGACTAGTCAGCAGTACCTCAACAGGTTCGAGGTAACCCTCAGCATCAGTAAAGCAATTCTCTAAAGGTGGCAGAAGTTCAAGAACACGAGAATTAGTTAGTGTATTCCAGGTAGCAAGGCGCACAGGAGCTTCCACACAACGGTGAAGATAAACTGCAACTTGCCGGCCATAAACCAAATCACCATAAGATATAGCAGAAAACTGCTCCACAAGAGTTTCAATGAATGTTGAGTAAGTCTCGTGAATCTCTGATTGGAATGCCAGAAACTCCACgttgttttcatttctagGTTCTGTCAATAAGTTGCACGATGTTGCCTGATGAAGAAAATTCCCATAGAGGTCTTGCAAAGCTTCATAAACAGCTCTACTCCTCTCATCCTCAATGACACCCATTCCAACAAGTAAGATCATAGATAGAGAATGCAATTTCCAAACTAACGATACAGTTTTAACTGGGGATGGGATGTCATCTGGTAAGAAACTGGACAGTGCTTCAATAcccaaaaggaagaaaagccCAGCTTGGGAAACTACAAGAAAATCACCTGGATCCTGAATGAGATCTTGTAAATTGGAAGATTTTTTAAGACCAGCCTGCTTGCTATCACAAAGGGTTGAGATTGGACTGAGAAACCAGGAAATGGGTAGTGGCAGCCTCTGGTGAGCCCACTCTACAACTAAAGAAGTGCAATCTTGACTGATCATATGTGATGTGTCCAAGTCCTCATATATGGTGTCAAGGGAACCTTTACCATTCTTAAGTAGTTTACTGCCAGATAAATTATTGCCATCACTATCTTTGAGCTTTTTCTTTACAGATAGCCATCTGTTATTGAAATGGGAAGCTAATGTTTCACTGAAGAGTAGGTAATCCTCTTCTTTATACTCCCAATCAAACACTTTAACTCCCTTATTCGAGAAAAGAAAACGCCTAATACGGAGATCAAGATACTTCAGAACTGAGACAtcaagtaaaatatttattgccTTTTTCACATAAGTCCCATCTGTAGGTCCTGCAGTTACACATACTCCTAGAGATGAATTAATTGCCAGCATAGTCAAAGTCATTTCTTCTTCGGTGGGGATATCAAAATTGGACACAATCTTCCAAATTTCAAGTAGGTCAATGAGAAATCTTGAATCAGCTTGAGACAACAAAAAAGTAGCAGACCAATATCCTCCACCAGAGGCACCCCAGCCAACTCCCACTCCAGGAGCAGGACCACCCCTGCCAAACATCTCAATGGACTGCACAAGGTGCCAGTCTGAAGCAACTAACTTCAAAAAAGTATTTTGCACACTTCTCAATTCAACCAAACACCCCCCAAGTATACCATCCTTGAgtattttctcttctcttgttGAAGTGTAATTTTGGGAAGGAGTTTGGACGCCTGTCCTGGCTAACATTATCAATTTATCAATGCTAACGATAATCCCCACTAACCCCTGTAAGCAACATACAGAAGCTAATGATGTTTCACATGTACCCTGACTTCTCAAATGACAAAGTTTCTCAATGAAGGAGCCACTTCCATTAGGATCTTTTCCATATTTTGCATCATTAGTATCTGAAAGGTCCATAAACccatttttaataatttctaGTCCAACTTTGGGAACAAACTCTGGAAGCCATGGTACAAGACTACCACTTTCATGCGAGTGGACAGTATCATCTGGGATCACTTTTTCAAGCACTCTGGAAAGCATGTGCATGACAGCTGAATACACCCATAACAAGGAAGTCACTGATAAATCTTGGGACACAAGAAGAACACCAACTCCATTTTCCATCTCAAATAAATTACATATGCTAGGATCACTCTTCATAACTATCCACTTCAAAGCTATATCAACCATTGGACCAACATGGCTCCAAGACCAGAACTCAGTGTCATCACCAGAATACTCAGAGACTTGATTGCTCAGATTCTTCTGTGAGAACAAACTTGGAAGCCTTCTAGCCAAAGCCTCCAGCACAAGGTAGCCCTCCGTAGTGATGGATGCAAATTCACTAAGTACATCATTCTCTATAAGCTTTTCAATTATAGGTGGGTTCAGCCATATGCACAAGTTGGGGAAAATATCTGAGAAGTATGACACACAATGCCCATGCTGAATGCAAACCTTCCAAAAACGCAGCTGTTCAACCATCAAAGCTGAAGAAAGTTGACAGTTTTCCTTTCCAGATTTTACCCATTTGTCAAGGAAGGAAATAGATTGATACAAATGCCATGTCATAGTTTGGAAACTCCCATTCTTTATAAAACCAACACAATTCCTCCCATCAGATTGAGCCAACACCTTTTATATACacaaaattaaggatatgagTATTAATTTTATCTCGAATTAAATGCAGGTACAATTCCCATCTAATAGTATTAGGAACAAAACCTATAAAACAACTGGAAATAAAAGTACACAAACTGCCTACCTTTAGAAGTCTAACAGACTTTATTTTAGAAGGCTGGATTTCTACACTCTCTTTTGCAATAAATCTGCTGACAACTGTTTGGATTAGCCTTTGACAATTCATGACTGCATTTGCACATTTTGGGGAATGCCTTGCAATAGCTATAAGTAAAGAAATGATGTATTCTTCCAAAGCCGCTGTAGGGTCTGACTGAAACCACACAAAACAATACACTTTAAGAGGAAACTGAAGATCATTTTTCCACAAGTTCTTAAAAAGTCCTTTAATCAACAACTTTTCTTGCAGTAtcttactatatatataacactACTAATTGGTGAATCCGTGTTTGCTCTGTtctgtaaaaagaaaataaaggacTAACCTCCAAAAGATAACGAAGTCTTGGAAGGATTCCCATCCGCACCAAACCTGCAGCAAAATCTTGTCCAGCAACCACAACATCATCCTGAATTGTACGTTTCCCTTCAGTCTCATCATCAATAATTTCCTCATCAAGTGCAAGAATATTAGAAGGCTTAGCATTGTACTTCCAGAATCCACCACGAAGGAAACCAACAGCAATCTCTGGTTTACTTCTAAATACAGGGGCAGTAAATGTATCCTTATGACGAGTTGCTATTTTCTGAAAGCAGAATACATCAAACTTGAAGTAATTAAATACTGAtagataattaaaaaaacaaagatatatataagtataatagtaggaagaaaaggaaagaaaaactcTACCTCTGAGATATCAAAGAAGTTCTCATTTACATCATAGCTCAATATGCAGTGAAGAACTTTGGCACAAGCTAGAACTACAGAACTATGGTTATCATCGAGACAAAGCCTACAATTCAGAGGTTAAATTGCAAAATTATtaagtccaaaaaaaaaatcaaagaatcaGAAAATGGTGAAGTATctccaagaaaataattatatccTCAGGTTAACTGTTTTATTCTATCAAATACTATAATTGGTTGATGATAAATCTAAGTCATCAAATAATTTTTCGAGGGGCATATGACTCTAGCTTGGATATATAAGCAGCAAACAGAGAGAAGACACTTAACTTTTTCTCGAGGGGAATATGACGAGTTAACTATAACATGTAAAGATGAAATAACTAGACTATCTTGCCTTTTATGATCCAATAAATGAACAGAAAATTTAGAATAACTCATGTTGAATACATGTAATGAATTTTATGAAACCATTAATCTGGGCAACAATATACCTCCTTGTTATCTAGGTCATGATATTAAAAGGTACAGAGTATAAATAATCATGTATTATTCTGACGGTACAAGTGTACACGTGGGGCATATATCAAGCTAGAACTGATTCCTAATGATATAAAAAGTATTTTTAGAATAGacaataaaagaacttgcCAGTTCAAACTATAATTGTGcatttatatttctttaaCAATGTTTTATGTGCCTTATCTGGATCCACGGATTGCTTTATACATGGCAGGTATACTAAGgacataaaaaatataaatggtAGACCATGACACCTGAATCTACTCATTAGTGATGATACTGATAGGCATGGTTAAAGAAAGATCATAACTCAATATTACAAACAGTCAACTCTGTGAAACAACATCGAGGCTTATCCATGTTTGACAGATCAATTGGTATGCAATAACACCGCAAAACAAACTCACTAACAGAAGAGTAAGATTACAAGATAAAGGCAGATAATTCAGGCATGACTGgtttcaacaaaattttggaATATAAGGATGCAGATATAACACACCTGAGAGA
Proteins encoded:
- the LOC117637865 gene encoding transcriptional elongation regulator MINIYO produces the protein MEKKRSSKASSPGEMKRKTKVIVGTDALQLSEGDASSLIGGIVEKGISDKSMLGPTPPPRPTVLPFPVARHRSALPYRSPVNSNLGGNEDVDYGDGGDDVMNFEPIKPYANPVERKKKKEMDFSKWAEKELGVNRTRTVRETMEASTRKNGSNKLHPQPKPLLGNLKTEQESVLGNLTEQEFVLGKNDMQIQAGPSPKSLADNVQNEQVSMSLETQIDEENRARLQGMSADEIAEAQAEIMGRLDPALLNVLKRRGEEKLRKQRSPSSDNNEPKISPSSQSGMSHVNTTITSNHTKTAEENGLEQNSGQASGSLWTAWRERVEAARELRFSLDGTVILNGSHQIPKSSNVSERDFLRTEGDPGAAGYTIKEAVSLTRSVIPGQRSLSLHLLSTVLDKALQNIHQMQVQFDRRDANKVEKSIDWEAVWAYALGPEPELILSLRLCLDDNHSSVVLACAKVLHCILSYDVNENFFDISEKIATRHKDTFTAPVFRSKPEIAVGFLRGGFWKYNAKPSNILALDEEIIDDETEGKRTIQDDVVVAGQDFAAGLVRMGILPRLRYLLESDPTAALEEYIISLLIAIARHSPKCANAVMNCQRLIQTVVSRFIAKESVEIQPSKIKSVRLLKVLAQSDGRNCVGFIKNGSFQTMTWHLYQSISFLDKWVKSGKENCQLSSALMVEQLRFWKVCIQHGHCVSYFSDIFPNLCIWLNPPIIEKLIENDVLSEFASITTEGYLVLEALARRLPSLFSQKNLSNQVSEYSGDDTEFWSWSHVGPMVDIALKWIVMKSDPSICNLFEMENGVGVLLVSQDLSVTSLLWVYSAVMHMLSRVLEKVIPDDTVHSHESGSLVPWLPEFVPKVGLEIIKNGFMDLSDTNDAKYGKDPNGSGSFIEKLCHLRSQGTCETSLASVCCLQGLVGIIVSIDKLIMLARTGVQTPSQNYTSTREEKILKDGILGGCLVELRSVQNTFLKLVASDWHLVQSIEMFGRGGPAPGVGVGWGASGGGYWSATFLLSQADSRFLIDLLEIWKIVSNFDIPTEEEMTLTMLAINSSLGVCVTAGPTDGTYVKKAINILLDVSVLKYLDLRIRRFLFSNKGVKVFDWEYKEEDYLLFSETLASHFNNRWLSVKKKLKDSDGNNLSGSKLLKNGKGSLDTIYEDLDTSHMISQDCTSLVVEWAHQRLPLPISWFLSPISTLCDSKQAGLKKSSNLQDLIQDPGDFLVVSQAGLFFLLGIEALSSFLPDDIPSPVKTVSLVWKLHSLSMILLVGMGVIEDERSRAVYEALQDLYGNFLHQATSCNLLTEPRNENNVEFLAFQSEIHETYSTFIETLVEQFSAISYGDLVYGRQVAVYLHRCVEAPVRLATWNTLTNSRVLELLPPLENCFTDAEGYLEPVEDDFGILEAYAKSWTSGALDRAASRGSLAYTLVLHHLSAFIFNSCTGDKLLLRNKLSRSLLLDFSLKQQHEAMMLNLIQYNKPSKSDRIKQEDGSPAWNAIEKRLVLLNEACETNSSLLAAVEKLRSSLKNKML